A region of Shewanella psychromarinicola DNA encodes the following proteins:
- a CDS encoding prepilin-type N-terminal cleavage/methylation domain-containing protein: MMPLHNNKSTANNGFTLIELVVVIIILGIIAIIALPRFVDLGQDARIASVKTTGGAFSSAITLAHIKWAAMGYSGPADNLAIFSQAGTDGELDMNQWGYPAQNYPPYEASPRLNNVNDCLSVWPTLLQDGPSVSSSANKDTSDYQAQYINPDQCRYYFNLLPLISIYYDSRNGQVLVDSDPNR; the protein is encoded by the coding sequence ATGATGCCATTACATAATAACAAAAGCACTGCTAATAACGGTTTTACCCTTATTGAACTTGTCGTGGTTATTATCATACTTGGGATCATCGCAATTATCGCTTTGCCTAGGTTCGTCGATTTAGGCCAAGACGCTAGAATAGCCAGTGTAAAAACCACTGGCGGGGCATTTTCTTCGGCAATAACCTTGGCCCATATAAAATGGGCCGCCATGGGGTATTCAGGCCCAGCAGATAATCTAGCTATTTTCAGTCAAGCTGGAACCGATGGCGAACTTGATATGAACCAATGGGGTTACCCTGCACAAAATTATCCACCTTACGAAGCTTCGCCAAGATTGAATAATGTTAATGACTGCCTTTCCGTCTGGCCTACTCTGTTGCAGGATGGTCCCAGCGTATCGAGCAGTGCTAATAAAGATACATCTGATTACCAAGCTCAATATATCAACCCAGACCAATGCCGTTATTACTTCAACTTACTACCGCTTATATCGATATATTATGATTCACGTAACGGCCAAGTGTTGGTAGATTCAGATCCCAATCGATAA
- the ung gene encoding uracil-DNA glycosylase yields MTSHWQELFEQQQSQAYYQHLQSFIASQRVNNKTVYPPDDEVFAAFDLTPLSKVKVVILGQDPYHGPNQAHGLSFSVKKGIKPPPSLANIYKELRNDIEGFVIPEHGDLTPWAKQGVLLLNTVLTVEQGVAHSHAKSGWEVFTDNVLSRLNQQSSPIIFVCWGNHAIKKGRLITAPHHVLQGPHPSPLSAYRGFFGCGHFSSVNKILFEQGKKPINWQV; encoded by the coding sequence ATGACTTCCCATTGGCAAGAGCTGTTTGAGCAACAACAATCTCAGGCATATTATCAACATTTGCAAAGCTTTATAGCCTCACAAAGGGTCAATAATAAAACCGTTTATCCACCTGATGATGAAGTATTCGCGGCTTTTGATTTAACACCGCTGTCAAAGGTTAAAGTGGTGATATTGGGGCAAGACCCTTACCATGGGCCCAATCAAGCTCATGGGTTGTCTTTTTCGGTTAAAAAAGGCATAAAACCGCCGCCATCATTAGCGAATATCTATAAAGAATTACGTAATGATATTGAAGGCTTTGTAATACCCGAACACGGCGATTTGACCCCATGGGCTAAGCAAGGAGTATTATTATTAAATACCGTGCTGACGGTAGAGCAGGGGGTAGCTCATTCACATGCTAAATCAGGCTGGGAGGTGTTTACTGATAATGTATTGAGTCGATTGAATCAGCAATCATCGCCCATTATATTTGTGTGTTGGGGAAATCATGCGATTAAAAAAGGTCGATTGATTACCGCACCTCATCATGTGCTGCAGGGGCCACATCCATCGCCATTATCTGCTTACCGTGGTTTTTTTGGCTGCGGTCATTTTTCAAGCGTAAATAAAATATTATTTGAACAGGGTAAGAAACCCATTAATTGGCAAGTTTGA
- the ispB gene encoding octaprenyl diphosphate synthase, translating to MDLNAIRQLADTDMQAVNQLIYKQLESDVALINQLGFYIINGGGKRLRPLLSVLAARTVDYQGEHHLKLAAIIEFIHTASLLHDDVVDESTLRRGRETANALFGNSASVLVGDFLYTRSFQMMTEIDNMKVLKVLAHTTNVLAEGEVLQLMNCNDPDTTEANYMRVIYCKTAKLFEAATQLAGVLAKVSPEQEQALADYGKYLGTAFQLTDDLLDYTANADELGKNIGDDLAEGKPTLPLIYAMENGSEQAKKLIRDAIKHSDGTKVIDDILVALDESGALTYTQEKAQVEAQKAIDALSIFPENDYKQALISLAHLSVNRNN from the coding sequence ATGGATTTAAACGCCATTCGTCAACTGGCTGACACTGATATGCAAGCAGTCAATCAGCTGATATACAAACAACTTGAATCTGATGTAGCCCTAATCAATCAATTAGGCTTTTACATTATCAATGGCGGTGGTAAACGTTTACGCCCGTTATTATCAGTATTAGCCGCCCGAACTGTTGACTACCAAGGCGAACATCACCTTAAGCTTGCGGCAATTATTGAATTTATTCATACAGCGTCTTTATTACATGACGATGTTGTTGATGAATCGACACTGCGTCGGGGCCGTGAAACTGCCAATGCTTTATTTGGTAATAGCGCGAGCGTACTCGTAGGTGACTTTTTATACACTCGCTCATTTCAAATGATGACCGAGATCGACAACATGAAAGTGCTTAAAGTCCTTGCCCATACGACTAACGTGCTCGCAGAAGGTGAAGTTTTACAGTTGATGAACTGTAATGACCCAGATACCACCGAAGCAAACTACATGCGTGTTATCTACTGTAAAACGGCAAAGTTATTTGAAGCGGCAACTCAATTAGCCGGCGTATTAGCTAAGGTTAGTCCAGAACAAGAGCAAGCATTGGCTGACTACGGTAAATACCTCGGCACGGCTTTTCAATTAACCGATGATTTACTCGATTATACGGCTAATGCCGACGAGCTAGGCAAAAACATTGGCGATGACCTTGCTGAAGGGAAACCAACATTACCGTTAATTTACGCAATGGAAAACGGCTCTGAACAAGCAAAAAAATTGATTAGAGACGCTATTAAGCATAGCGATGGAACCAAAGTAATTGATGACATTTTAGTCGCATTAGATGAGTCTGGAGCCTTGACTTATACTCAAGAAAAAGCTCAAGTCGAAGCACAAAAAGCCATTGATGCACTGAGTATTTTCCCAGAAAATGACTACAAACAAGCATTAATTTCATTAGCTCACTTGTCGGTTAATCGCAATAATTAG
- the rplU gene encoding 50S ribosomal protein L21 encodes MYAVFQSGGKQHRVAEGHTVRLEKLEVATGETVEFDQVLLIADGETVHVGAPLVAGGKVVAEVVGHGRGEKVTIIKFRRRKHHDKKMGHRQWFTEVKITAISA; translated from the coding sequence ATGTACGCTGTTTTTCAAAGTGGCGGTAAGCAACATCGTGTTGCTGAAGGTCATACAGTTCGTTTAGAAAAATTAGAAGTTGCTACTGGTGAAACCGTAGAATTCGATCAAGTTTTATTGATCGCTGATGGTGAAACAGTGCATGTTGGTGCTCCTTTAGTTGCTGGCGGTAAAGTCGTAGCTGAAGTAGTTGGCCACGGTCGCGGCGAAAAGGTAACTATTATCAAGTTCCGTCGTCGTAAGCATCACGACAAGAAAATGGGCCACCGTCAGTGGTTCACTGAAGTTAAAATCACTGCGATTAGCGCATAA
- the rpmA gene encoding 50S ribosomal protein L27, which produces MAHKKAGGSTRNGRDSESKRLGVKRFGGESVLAGNIIVRQRGTKFHAGVNVGIGRDHTLFALTDGKVKFEVKGANNRKFISIEA; this is translated from the coding sequence ATGGCACATAAAAAAGCTGGCGGTTCTACTCGTAACGGCCGCGATTCAGAAAGTAAGCGTCTTGGTGTTAAGCGCTTTGGTGGTGAATCAGTTCTAGCTGGTAACATTATCGTTCGTCAACGTGGTACTAAATTCCACGCTGGTGTAAATGTAGGTATTGGTCGTGACCATACTTTGTTTGCATTAACAGACGGTAAAGTAAAGTTTGAAGTTAAAGGCGCTAATAACCGTAAGTTTATTAGCATCGAAGCTTAA
- the cgtA gene encoding Obg family GTPase CgtA yields the protein MKFVDESNIRVEAGDGGSGCVSFRREKYVPDGGPDGGDGGDGGSVYLQANENLNTLIDYRFTRFHMAERGTNGRGRDCTGHGGKDLVLQVPVGTRAIDQDTGESLGDLTANGQKLLVAKGGFHGLGNTRFKTSTNRAPRQKSLGTPGEVRSLKLELLLLADVGLLGMPNAGKSTFIRSVSRATPKVADYPFTTLVPNLGVVNPRPGQSFVIADIPGLIEGAAEGAGLGIRFLKHLERCRMLLHIIDIEPIDGTDPVYSARAIVGELEKYSPKLAAKPRWLVFNKIDLIPEDELQQKIDQIVNELDWQGDVYIMSAFNRTGTEELSIKVLDYIRSLPAIVEEIIPDADVEFKWDNYHSGEEEITNEDYDDDFDDDFDDDDYDVEVIYQR from the coding sequence ATGAAGTTTGTTGATGAATCGAATATTCGCGTAGAAGCCGGTGACGGTGGAAGCGGTTGCGTGAGTTTTAGACGCGAAAAGTATGTTCCCGATGGTGGCCCTGACGGTGGTGATGGTGGTGATGGCGGCAGTGTATATCTGCAAGCTAACGAAAACCTCAATACACTGATTGATTACCGCTTTACTCGTTTTCATATGGCTGAACGTGGCACAAATGGCCGTGGTCGTGATTGTACTGGCCATGGTGGTAAAGATTTAGTTCTTCAAGTACCTGTCGGTACTCGTGCTATTGATCAAGACACTGGTGAGTCTCTGGGCGATTTAACTGCAAATGGGCAAAAGTTACTTGTGGCTAAGGGTGGTTTTCATGGTTTAGGTAATACTCGTTTTAAAACCAGTACTAACCGTGCCCCGCGTCAAAAGAGCTTAGGTACCCCAGGTGAAGTCCGTTCATTGAAGCTCGAGCTTTTATTGCTTGCTGATGTGGGTTTGTTAGGCATGCCAAATGCCGGTAAATCAACCTTTATCCGCTCGGTATCACGTGCGACGCCTAAAGTCGCTGACTACCCGTTTACCACTTTGGTACCCAACCTTGGAGTGGTTAATCCGCGTCCAGGTCAAAGCTTTGTTATTGCCGATATCCCAGGTCTAATTGAAGGTGCTGCTGAAGGTGCTGGCTTAGGTATTCGTTTCTTAAAGCATCTTGAACGTTGCCGTATGTTGTTACATATAATCGATATCGAACCCATTGATGGTACCGACCCAGTGTATTCTGCTCGTGCCATTGTAGGTGAGCTTGAAAAATATTCTCCAAAGCTAGCAGCAAAACCGCGTTGGTTAGTGTTTAACAAAATAGATTTGATACCTGAAGATGAACTTCAGCAAAAGATTGATCAAATCGTTAATGAATTAGATTGGCAGGGTGATGTGTACATCATGTCAGCGTTCAACAGAACTGGCACTGAAGAGTTAAGCATTAAAGTGCTTGATTATATTAGAAGTTTACCGGCCATTGTTGAAGAAATAATCCCTGATGCAGACGTCGAATTCAAATGGGATAATTATCATAGTGGTGAAGAAGAAATTACCAATGAAGATTATGATGATGACTTTGATGATGATTTTGATGATGATGATTATGATGTAGAAGTCATCTACCAACGCTAA
- a CDS encoding threonine/serine exporter family protein: protein MYEDSQNEITRLVVRCAQLLLAYGAESDLVEEISQRLGKALGLASIELSISSNALVLTSLVQGRCVTTTRRIRAHGINMMVICELQRICILTEKGIYGANEVRRRLAHITPKSYPAIAVIPMIGLSCASFCHLFDGDLMACLITFFASSTGMMVRLFLASRHFNLLVNFSLTAFVITGIAQIGYISSITETPQAAMAASVLMLVPGFPLINAISDMVKGHMNVGISRWGHATLLTLASVIGITIAMQLGGIF, encoded by the coding sequence GTGTACGAAGATAGCCAAAATGAAATTACCCGTCTTGTAGTGCGCTGTGCGCAACTACTGTTGGCCTATGGTGCTGAGTCTGATCTTGTTGAAGAGATTAGCCAGCGCCTTGGTAAAGCGCTCGGTCTTGCTAGCATTGAGTTATCGATTTCATCTAATGCATTAGTATTAACTAGCTTAGTACAAGGACGATGCGTTACCACGACCCGTCGTATTCGTGCTCATGGCATTAATATGATGGTGATTTGTGAACTTCAACGCATTTGTATACTGACAGAAAAAGGTATTTATGGTGCTAATGAAGTTCGTAGACGCCTCGCTCATATCACTCCTAAATCGTACCCCGCTATTGCTGTAATTCCTATGATTGGTTTGTCATGTGCAAGCTTCTGTCATTTATTTGATGGTGATCTGATGGCGTGCCTAATCACATTTTTTGCCTCATCGACTGGAATGATGGTGCGGTTATTTCTTGCCTCGCGGCATTTCAATTTATTAGTTAACTTCTCGCTGACCGCGTTTGTGATCACTGGCATTGCCCAAATTGGCTACATTTCCTCTATTACCGAAACGCCTCAAGCGGCAATGGCGGCAAGCGTGTTAATGCTTGTCCCAGGATTTCCACTGATTAATGCCATTTCTGATATGGTTAAAGGCCACATGAATGTGGGTATTTCTCGTTGGGGCCATGCGACCTTGTTAACCTTAGCATCGGTTATTGGTATTACCATTGCAATGCAACTAGGGGGCATTTTTTAA
- a CDS encoding threonine/serine exporter family protein — protein sequence MLSLLSLLLHDAFFSAIPAVGFAMVFNVPKRYLIYCAIAGAIGHSSRTFLLNFSMPIEWATFVAAAIVGLITIQFAKRHLAPPLMYAVAAIIPMVPGTYAFNTVIALIQLTAQSQVSPELSAQVIVNGLKTVFILGALAVGLALPSLLYYRNRPII from the coding sequence ATGTTATCCCTGCTGAGTTTACTGTTACATGATGCTTTTTTTTCGGCGATACCCGCAGTCGGTTTTGCGATGGTGTTTAATGTCCCTAAGCGCTATTTAATCTACTGCGCCATAGCGGGTGCCATAGGTCATAGTTCAAGAACTTTTTTATTAAATTTTTCAATGCCAATTGAATGGGCGACCTTTGTTGCAGCTGCGATTGTTGGCTTGATCACCATTCAGTTCGCTAAACGTCACCTTGCGCCACCATTGATGTACGCCGTGGCGGCTATTATTCCTATGGTGCCAGGTACCTACGCATTCAATACTGTCATCGCATTAATTCAATTAACGGCACAAAGCCAAGTCAGTCCAGAGCTCAGCGCTCAGGTCATCGTAAACGGGTTAAAAACGGTGTTTATTCTAGGTGCGCTTGCTGTTGGGTTAGCGTTACCTAGCTTACTTTACTATCGCAACAGACCGATTATTTAA
- the folA gene encoding type 3 dihydrofolate reductase, whose translation MRIAMIAAMANNRVIGKDNKMPWHLPEDLRHFKAMTLSKPVVMGRKTFESIGRPLPGRHNIVISRDSQLSFEGVSCVTSFDEAITLAGDCDEIVVIGGGQLYQQILPKADVLYLTFIDVDVDGDTVFPDWDDGSWVLQNSESATNDKGLQYSFNTLHKKC comes from the coding sequence ATGCGTATCGCGATGATAGCTGCTATGGCTAACAATCGAGTCATTGGTAAAGACAATAAAATGCCCTGGCATTTACCCGAAGATTTACGCCACTTTAAGGCCATGACGCTATCTAAACCCGTGGTGATGGGCCGCAAAACATTTGAGTCAATCGGGCGGCCATTGCCTGGACGGCATAATATTGTGATTAGCCGTGATAGTCAGCTGAGTTTTGAGGGTGTGTCCTGCGTGACAAGTTTTGATGAGGCTATTACCCTTGCTGGTGATTGTGATGAAATCGTGGTGATTGGCGGCGGTCAGCTTTACCAACAAATATTGCCTAAAGCCGACGTTCTTTATCTTACTTTTATTGATGTAGATGTAGATGGTGACACCGTCTTTCCTGATTGGGATGATGGTTCTTGGGTTTTACAGAACTCAGAAAGTGCAACAAACGACAAAGGATTGCAATATAGTTTTAACACTTTACACAAAAAGTGTTAA
- a CDS encoding DUF3718 domain-containing protein — translation MRLLPVAIAALIAASSVSAPVIADTDQLVANICNYVQSDDKNRLRKKMKENRVKLRNVYSSISCDGSSLLRTAYKSNADDTGEYIAKRMPTSDLAAPEADGKTILDWAAENGHSASAISAAIKERIGG, via the coding sequence ATGCGTCTATTGCCTGTGGCTATTGCAGCCCTGATTGCAGCATCTTCTGTGTCAGCCCCTGTTATCGCCGATACAGATCAATTAGTTGCAAATATTTGTAATTATGTACAATCAGACGATAAAAACCGTTTACGTAAAAAAATGAAAGAGAACCGTGTTAAATTACGTAATGTTTACTCAAGCATTTCTTGTGATGGCAGCAGTTTATTGCGTACTGCCTACAAATCGAATGCTGATGATACCGGTGAATATATTGCGAAGCGGATGCCAACATCTGATCTTGCTGCACCTGAAGCTGATGGTAAAACCATTTTAGATTGGGCTGCAGAAAATGGCCATAGTGCAAGTGCCATTAGTGCTGCGATCAAGGAACGTATAGGCGGTTAA
- a CDS encoding methyl-accepting chemotaxis protein encodes MKINVATRVIGGFTVVTLLLMVLGGVNMLSNNSIKDGTTILKTISLPALETTSILSENLSTQQIEALFAYYSTHSSKIPAIEKKLTDLDNTFESDLTRLNTLVKSQSQLTTPLIGLTKSYRAYEKSAVTMLAERESALSQQEQLLSLRSNFENSADDASSILLDIIDLETSENDTEKSLAATASAIDSTFINMISTIYDLVAATEQSKYDLIIKELDYLTSEAKAKLDYINRQGNGIVSNSTLEDLTTESAKVLILLNGADSIQALKQKQLNHDFAAAKMLADTKSAAKTVNKRMTVLAKSIDNFAIEISNAAIEIIDSATIKTLLVVLIAIIVAIIVSIAVVKPLTRSLEKVNKALNVLASGDLTHKLDDTGHDEFAELAKNCNRLVDSLRSLIVGIVDRSNQLAAAAEETSAITSQTTIGIQEQKSQVDQVAAATTELSSSAQQVSVSADQALNEIKQADQEAQHMRVLAEESKNTILALAEEVAKAGIVINKVHSDSASIGSILDVIRGIADQTNLLALNAAIEAARAGEQGRGFAVVADEVRNLASRTQHSTSEIQQMIEVLQVGTQEAVVVMEQSRGQANSCVEKNEQSNIALETISKSVHKAFDSGNHIAQAAQEQNIVSQQVSEKLEHIAAISEETSTGADQTAQSSHQVAVLAEELQASVREFKV; translated from the coding sequence ATGAAAATAAATGTAGCGACTAGAGTCATTGGCGGTTTTACTGTGGTGACGCTGTTACTGATGGTCCTCGGTGGTGTTAACATGCTGAGTAATAATAGTATTAAAGATGGCACGACGATTCTTAAGACTATCAGTTTACCTGCACTTGAAACGACGAGTATTTTAAGTGAGAACCTAAGCACCCAGCAAATTGAAGCACTATTCGCTTATTACAGTACTCATTCATCGAAAATTCCAGCGATAGAAAAAAAGCTAACCGACTTAGATAACACATTTGAATCCGATCTGACTCGTCTAAACACATTAGTTAAATCCCAGTCACAACTGACAACACCTCTGATAGGTCTCACTAAAAGCTACCGTGCTTATGAAAAAAGTGCCGTAACCATGCTCGCAGAGCGTGAAAGTGCGCTGAGTCAACAAGAGCAATTACTTAGTCTACGCAGCAATTTCGAAAATTCCGCTGACGATGCATCATCGATATTACTGGATATCATTGACCTTGAAACCAGTGAAAACGATACAGAAAAAAGCCTCGCTGCCACAGCAAGCGCCATTGACAGTACTTTTATCAATATGATCAGCACTATTTATGACCTTGTGGCCGCTACTGAACAAAGCAAATATGACCTGATCATCAAAGAATTGGATTACTTGACCAGTGAAGCTAAGGCTAAACTTGACTACATTAATCGTCAAGGTAACGGTATTGTAAGTAATTCAACCTTAGAAGATCTCACCACTGAATCAGCGAAAGTGCTTATATTACTGAATGGAGCAGATTCGATTCAGGCATTGAAACAAAAGCAACTAAATCATGACTTTGCTGCCGCCAAAATGCTTGCTGACACTAAAAGTGCAGCAAAAACCGTCAATAAAAGAATGACAGTGCTCGCTAAATCAATCGATAACTTTGCCATAGAGATCAGTAACGCAGCCATTGAAATTATCGATTCAGCAACCATTAAAACTTTATTAGTGGTATTAATCGCCATCATTGTCGCCATTATTGTCAGTATTGCAGTGGTAAAACCATTAACCCGCTCGTTAGAAAAAGTCAATAAAGCCCTGAATGTATTGGCATCAGGTGATTTAACCCATAAATTGGATGACACAGGTCACGATGAATTTGCAGAATTAGCCAAAAACTGCAACAGGTTAGTCGACAGTCTCCGCAGTCTTATTGTTGGAATTGTTGATCGCTCAAACCAATTAGCGGCTGCGGCTGAAGAAACCTCTGCAATTACCTCGCAGACAACCATTGGTATTCAAGAGCAAAAAAGCCAAGTTGATCAAGTCGCGGCGGCAACCACAGAGCTGAGCTCAAGTGCACAACAGGTGTCAGTGAGTGCAGACCAAGCACTCAATGAAATAAAACAAGCCGACCAGGAAGCTCAGCACATGCGTGTGCTTGCAGAAGAAAGCAAAAACACCATCCTCGCGCTTGCTGAAGAAGTCGCTAAAGCCGGTATTGTCATCAACAAAGTGCATTCCGATAGTGCTTCTATTGGTTCGATTTTAGATGTCATTCGTGGTATTGCTGACCAAACGAACTTACTTGCCCTGAATGCCGCGATTGAGGCCGCTAGGGCCGGCGAACAAGGGCGAGGTTTTGCTGTTGTTGCTGATGAAGTGCGTAACTTGGCGTCGCGTACCCAGCATTCAACCAGTGAAATTCAACAAATGATTGAAGTGTTGCAAGTCGGCACTCAAGAAGCTGTGGTAGTAATGGAACAGAGTCGAGGCCAAGCCAACAGCTGTGTTGAAAAGAACGAGCAATCTAATATTGCCTTGGAAACTATCAGTAAGTCTGTTCACAAAGCCTTTGATTCAGGTAACCATATTGCTCAAGCGGCACAAGAGCAAAATATTGTTAGCCAACAAGTTTCAGAAAAACTCGAGCACATTGCTGCTATTTCCGAAGAGACATCGACGGGAGCAGACCAAACAGCACAATCGAGTCACCAAGTTGCTGTGCTTGCTGAAGAGCTACAAGCCTCTGTACGCGAGTTTAAAGTGTAA
- a CDS encoding symmetrical bis(5'-nucleosyl)-tetraphosphatase has product MAHYFVGDVQGCNSELQLLLQKVAFNPSKDQLWAVGDLIARGTESLDTLRFFQSLQDSAKVVLGNHDLHLLALHGKLKRANPQDHLEALLNAPDIDGLVNWIRQQPLVRTLPEHNIIMTHAGVPPQWDIATLKHEAKQVSLALQQDDYLTALIAQMYTNDAEQWSPTLTGIDRLRYGINALTRMRFLHLDGHLDFKCKSPPSEQHSAQLRPWFEFPSKTVPQYTLVFGHWAALMGQTNNARILALDTGCCWGEHLTLWHLEKNEKITQKKLI; this is encoded by the coding sequence ATGGCCCATTATTTTGTTGGCGATGTTCAGGGCTGTAATTCCGAATTACAACTATTACTCCAAAAAGTAGCGTTTAATCCATCCAAAGATCAACTTTGGGCAGTGGGCGATCTTATTGCCAGAGGGACTGAATCGTTAGACACTCTGCGTTTTTTCCAGTCATTACAAGATTCTGCTAAAGTGGTGCTCGGTAATCATGATCTACATTTATTGGCTCTGCACGGAAAATTAAAGCGAGCTAATCCACAAGATCATCTTGAAGCGTTACTCAATGCACCCGATATTGATGGTTTGGTTAATTGGATCCGCCAACAACCGTTAGTCAGAACCTTGCCCGAACATAATATCATCATGACCCATGCCGGCGTGCCTCCTCAGTGGGATATAGCAACCCTTAAACATGAAGCAAAGCAAGTTAGCTTAGCATTGCAGCAAGACGATTATTTAACCGCATTAATTGCCCAAATGTATACCAACGATGCAGAACAGTGGTCGCCCACATTAACCGGTATCGACAGACTACGTTACGGTATTAATGCATTAACTCGGATGAGATTTTTGCACCTCGATGGTCATCTTGATTTTAAGTGTAAATCACCGCCAAGCGAACAACACTCAGCCCAATTACGTCCATGGTTTGAATTTCCATCAAAAACAGTACCACAATACACCTTAGTCTTCGGTCATTGGGCTGCATTAATGGGCCAGACTAATAATGCGCGCATTCTCGCATTAGATACGGGCTGCTGCTGGGGAGAACACTTAACCTTATGGCATCTTGAAAAGAATGAAAAAATCACTCAAAAAAAGTTAATTTAA
- the apaG gene encoding Co2+/Mg2+ efflux protein ApaG produces the protein MSQVKSPIKIKIDTQYLEQQSDVADNKYLFSYTITIINLGDNKVTLKDRHWIITNADGKQNEVKGPGVVGETPTIAPNTAYQYTSGTVMETPVGFMQGFYGMEDHKGERFLATIPPFRLAVPGILQ, from the coding sequence ATGAGCCAAGTTAAATCGCCTATTAAAATTAAAATCGACACCCAATATTTAGAGCAACAATCAGATGTCGCTGATAATAAATATCTTTTTAGCTATACCATTACCATCATCAATCTAGGTGATAACAAAGTGACCCTTAAAGACCGTCATTGGATTATCACCAATGCTGACGGCAAACAGAATGAAGTAAAAGGCCCTGGTGTAGTCGGAGAAACACCCACTATTGCGCCTAATACTGCTTACCAATATACCAGTGGTACAGTGATGGAGACGCCAGTGGGCTTTATGCAAGGATTTTATGGTATGGAAGATCATAAAGGAGAGCGTTTTTTAGCGACCATCCCACCTTTTCGCCTTGCTGTCCCGGGGATACTTCAATAA
- the rsmA gene encoding 16S rRNA (adenine(1518)-N(6)/adenine(1519)-N(6))-dimethyltransferase RsmA: MSNKVHLGHTARKRFGQNFLTDQGVISSIVGAIAPDNNHVMVEIGPGLGALTEPVADMIDNLTVVELDRDLVKRLQYHPILKDKLTIHQGDALQFDFGQLQQAGKKMKVFGNLPYNISTPLMFHLFEFAEQIETMHFMLQKEVVLRLSASPGTKAYGRLTVMAQYYCQVVPVLEVPPESFTPAPKVDSAVIRLLPFEVKPWPCKDVHVLRHLVTTAFNMRRKTLRNNLKTLLSDEDFVTLQVDSSLRPEQISVPQYVAMANMLCDKKD; encoded by the coding sequence ATGAGTAATAAAGTACATTTAGGCCACACGGCCAGAAAGCGTTTTGGACAGAACTTCTTAACCGACCAAGGCGTGATTAGCAGTATCGTAGGCGCTATTGCTCCAGATAATAATCATGTTATGGTTGAAATTGGACCAGGCCTAGGCGCCTTAACTGAGCCTGTTGCAGATATGATTGATAACCTAACCGTGGTTGAATTAGATCGCGACTTAGTTAAACGCTTACAATATCATCCAATACTTAAAGACAAGCTAACCATTCACCAAGGTGATGCGTTACAGTTTGATTTTGGTCAGTTGCAACAAGCTGGCAAAAAAATGAAAGTGTTTGGCAATCTGCCTTACAATATTTCAACACCACTTATGTTTCATTTGTTTGAGTTTGCTGAACAAATAGAAACCATGCATTTTATGTTGCAAAAAGAAGTGGTCCTGCGCTTATCGGCGAGCCCAGGCACTAAAGCTTACGGCCGTTTAACCGTAATGGCACAATATTATTGCCAAGTGGTACCCGTATTAGAAGTGCCACCGGAAAGCTTTACCCCGGCGCCCAAAGTTGACTCTGCAGTGATTAGATTATTGCCTTTTGAAGTCAAACCTTGGCCGTGTAAAGATGTCCACGTATTAAGGCACTTAGTCACGACAGCATTTAATATGCGTCGAAAGACGTTGCGTAATAATTTGAAAACATTACTGTCAGACGAAGACTTTGTAACACTGCAAGTTGATTCGAGTTTGCGTCCAGAGCAAATTAGTGTCCCGCAATATGTGGCAATGGCTAATATGCTGTGTGACAAAAAAGATTAA